One segment of Candidatus Hydrogenedentota bacterium DNA contains the following:
- a CDS encoding ATP-grasp domain-containing protein has protein sequence MSAGTDRIPVAVLAVGGNVSQGILKALRRSALPLRVLGTDVSADQAGLYAVDEGHVVPWASDPAFLPELARVCRAAGVRVLMSGCEPIIDFLVAHRAEVEAATGALCPVNTPEVHETGEDKLLTCRWLAEHGFDAPRHAPSEDAEAARRLAGTAGWPLVAKPRRGGGARGLFLVHDADDLAYACRKPGYLLQEYLRPDDAEYTVGCFCKRDGALAGTIVMRRELLAGTTYRAWVDNHPAVRRAAEAITAALRPVGPCNIQLRLTERGPVCFEINARFSGTTPLRAAFGFNEADAFLRHYLLGEDVTLPRVTEGVALRYWNELYVPPAALDYVRGRGTTAGYDGPGAFTEPFGPAR, from the coding sequence ATGAGCGCAGGCACGGACCGGATTCCCGTGGCCGTGCTGGCCGTCGGCGGCAATGTGAGCCAGGGCATCCTCAAGGCCCTGCGCCGGTCGGCGCTTCCCCTGCGCGTGCTGGGCACGGACGTCAGCGCCGACCAGGCCGGCCTCTACGCCGTGGACGAGGGGCATGTGGTTCCCTGGGCCTCCGACCCCGCCTTCCTCCCCGAACTCGCGCGGGTCTGCCGCGCCGCGGGGGTGCGCGTCCTCATGTCCGGCTGCGAGCCCATCATTGATTTCCTCGTGGCGCACCGGGCCGAAGTGGAGGCGGCGACCGGTGCCCTGTGCCCCGTGAACACGCCGGAGGTCCACGAGACCGGCGAGGACAAGCTGCTCACCTGCCGCTGGCTGGCGGAGCACGGGTTCGACGCGCCCCGCCACGCGCCCTCGGAGGACGCGGAGGCGGCCCGGCGGCTCGCCGGGACGGCGGGCTGGCCCCTGGTGGCCAAGCCGCGCCGGGGCGGCGGCGCGCGCGGGCTGTTCCTGGTGCATGACGCCGACGACCTCGCCTACGCCTGCCGCAAGCCGGGCTACCTGCTCCAGGAGTACCTGCGCCCCGACGACGCGGAGTACACCGTCGGCTGCTTCTGCAAGCGGGACGGCGCCCTTGCGGGGACCATTGTGATGCGGCGCGAGCTGCTGGCGGGCACCACCTACCGCGCGTGGGTGGACAACCATCCGGCGGTGCGCCGCGCCGCCGAGGCGATCACCGCCGCCCTCCGGCCCGTCGGCCCCTGCAACATCCAGCTGCGCCTCACGGAGCGGGGCCCGGTCTGCTTCGAGATCAACGCGCGTTTCTCCGGCACCACGCCGCTGCGCGCCGCCTTCGGCTTCAACGAGGCCGACGCCTTCCTGCGCCATTACCTGCTCGGCGAGGACGTGACCCTGCCGCGCGTGACGGAGGGCGTCGCCCTGCGCTACTGGAACGAACTGTACGTGCCCCCGGCGGCGTTGGATTATGTGCGCGGCCGCGGCACCACCGCCGGATACGACGGCCCCGGCGCGTTCACCGAACCCTTCGGGCCCGCCCGGTGA
- a CDS encoding NAD(P)-dependent oxidoreductase — MRVLVTGASGHVGGAVVLALHAAGMAVLAASRSPLAGFPPDVQPVRADLRGPIGDTLRPVLAECDAVVHCAAALPPAPDDEIAAVNTAATRGLVALARECGVRQMLFLSSMSLLRRPLERPITEAHPVAPDTAYAQSKYDGEAAVLDADSGLTGTVFRITSPVGPGLRRDTLFPRFVCAAAQGAPLTLNGRGTRRQDYVDVRDIAEAVVRALSARAGGLFNIASGVPVSNRELAERCCAVLDSRSEILFSGMPDPDDEVVWEVCIEKARQTLGWTPSQPLDASIRDFYRSLV; from the coding sequence GTGAGGGTGCTCGTCACGGGCGCGTCCGGCCATGTCGGCGGGGCCGTGGTCCTTGCCCTGCACGCCGCCGGGATGGCGGTCCTCGCCGCGTCCCGCTCCCCATTGGCCGGATTTCCCCCCGACGTTCAGCCGGTGCGCGCCGATCTGCGCGGGCCGATTGGGGACACGCTGCGGCCCGTTCTTGCGGAATGTGACGCCGTGGTCCACTGCGCGGCGGCCCTGCCCCCCGCGCCGGACGACGAAATCGCCGCCGTGAACACCGCCGCCACGCGCGGGTTGGTGGCCCTGGCGCGGGAGTGCGGCGTCAGGCAGATGCTCTTCCTCTCCAGCATGAGCCTGCTCCGCCGGCCCCTGGAGCGGCCCATCACGGAGGCCCACCCGGTGGCCCCCGACACCGCCTATGCCCAGTCCAAATACGACGGCGAGGCGGCGGTCCTCGATGCGGACTCCGGCCTGACGGGCACCGTCTTCCGGATCACCTCCCCCGTGGGGCCGGGGCTCCGGCGCGACACCCTCTTTCCCCGCTTCGTCTGCGCCGCCGCCCAGGGCGCCCCGCTGACCCTCAACGGACGGGGCACCCGCCGCCAGGACTACGTGGACGTCCGCGACATCGCCGAAGCCGTGGTCCGGGCCCTGTCCGCCCGCGCCGGGGGCCTGTTCAATATCGCGTCCGGCGTCCCCGTGTCCAACCGGGAACTCGCCGAACGCTGTTGCGCCGTTCTCGACAGCCGTTCCGAAATCCTGTTTAGCGGGATGCCCGATCCCGACGACGAGGTCGTCTGGGAGGTCTGCATCGAGAAAGCCCGCCAGACCCTGGGGTGGACGCCCAGCCAACCCCTGGACGCGTCCATTCGGGATTTCTACAGGAGCCTTGTCTGA